The Montipora capricornis isolate CH-2021 chromosome 6, ASM3666992v2, whole genome shotgun sequence genome has a window encoding:
- the LOC138054031 gene encoding uncharacterized protein yields the protein MRDAQRAVQEKSSVNGIKGPSWFAALRHHDIILGTAIDYMHCALEGVMKLLLELWFTSKEGQHEPFNISKQVEDVDKRISEIKPPNRVSRCPRSIEGHRKYWKANELRAFLFFYGAMALRGILPDVYYDHFMLFSEALFTLCLTNITQSQITHAEKLLLHFCIKFPKLYCERYQTANLHSLLHMAEDVRNLGPLWTHSTFPFESLNGELLKLFHGTQNIVFQIVSAVNISRAVPILSKTLVQGSDPHHFYTKLTSSSNPKNEIEIATNVFAVGKVTTKEISADVFEALSNLLGALPESLMCNTFFRCKIGNGMYHSVGYERVYSRNIYTIQYDELTVEGKVRKFGMVREYLQYQTPCSSSPDCYRKCSCPFYNVAIVQTLEKTNEAIIQDKITNGTASHITITARAKQGACVAIHIHNIIQKCVYMETVDFPETAFVAIFPNMIEKD from the coding sequence ATGCGAGACGCTCAACGAGCTGTCCAAGAAAAATCATCTGTAAATGGCATTAAAGGTCCGAGTTGGTTTGCAGCGTTAAGGCATCATGACATTATTTTAGGTACAGCTATAGACTACATGCATTGTGCCCTAGAAGGAGTCATGAAGCTTCTTTTGGAGCTGTGGTTTACTTCAAAGGAAGGACAGCATGAACCTTTTAACATTTCAAAGCAAGTTGAAGACGTAGACAAGCGCATCAGTGAAATAAAGCCTCCCAATCGTGTTTCAAGGTGCCCTCGTTCCATTGAGGGGCACAGAAAGTATTGGAAAGCAAACGAACTTAGGGCGTTTTTATTCTTCTATGGGGCCATGGCTCTGAGAGGAATTCTTCCAGACGTTTATTATGACCACTTCATGCTATTTAGCGAGGCTTTATTTACATTATGTTTGACAAATATCACGCAGTCTCAAATAACGCACGCTGAAAAATTGTTACTTCACTTTTGCATAAAGTTTCCAAAACTTTATTGTGAGCGATACCAAACTGCTAATTTACATTCCCTTCTTCACATGGCTGAAGACGTTAGAAATCTTGGTCCACTTTGGACTCATTCTACATTTCCTTTTGAAAGTCTCAACGGGGAACTGCTCAAGCTTTTTCACGGgactcaaaatattgttttccaaatagTTAGTGCAGTTAACATAAGCAGAGCCGTTCCCATCTTGTCCAAAACACTGGTACAAGGATCAGATCCTCATcacttttacacaaaacttACATCATCAAGTAACCccaaaaatgaaattgaaatcgcAACGAATGTTTTTGCTGTTGGAAAAGTGACAACTAAGGAGATTTCTGCTGATGTTTTTGAGGCTCTGTCCAATCTCTTAGGGGCCCTTCCGGAATCGTTGATGTGTAATACTTTTTTTCGATGTAAGATTGGCAACGGAATGTATCATTCTGTTGGGTATGAAAGGGTATACAGTCGAAATATTTACACTATACAGTATGACGAGTTAACTGTTGAGGGAAAGGTTCGAAAATTTGGTATGGTACGTGAATACTTGCAATATCAAACACCGTGTAGTAGTTCTCCCGACTGTTACAGAAAATGTTCTTGTCCTTTTTATAACGTAGCAATAGTGCAAACCCTGGAAAAAACCAATGAAGCAATTATCCAAGACAAAATAACAAACGGGACAGCAAGTCACATAACTATTACCGCAAGGGCTAAACAGGGGGCATGTGTTGCCATACATATTCATAACATCATTCAGAAATGCGTTTACATGGAAAcagttgattttccagaaactgcTTTCGTGGCTATTTTTCCAAACATGATCGAAAAGGACTAA